Genomic window (Desulfonispora thiosulfatigenes DSM 11270):
GTGCTCTTGGGTTCATATGAATCAACCAGCAGAAGCTACAGCTAAGGCGAAAGATTTAGTACGTAAAGCTGTTGCAAGAGCTGCACTTAAAGACCCTCTACAAACTGCTACCCTTAGTGTTAATAAAGAAGGTTTAGTTGTAGGTGGTGGAGTTGCAGGTATGGTAAGTGCTCTTGAAATCGCTAATCAAGGCTATCAGGTTCACTTAATTGAAAAAGGTAATGAATTAGGTGGAGTTGCAAGAAACATTTACTTTAATGTAGAAAATAGTGATGTTCAATCTTATTTAGCTGATTTAATTAAAAAGGTAGAAAACAATCCTTTAATTAAAGTATATAAAAACTCAACTATAACTGATGTTAGTGGTTATGTAGGTAATTTCTTTACCACTATCCAAACTAAAAACGGCTTAAAAGAATTAAATCATGGTGTAGTTGTTCTTGCTATTGGTGGTAAGGAGTATGAACCAAAAGAATATCTATACGGAAATAATAATAAAGTAGTAACTTCTTTATCTCTTGAACAACAAATAATAGAAAATCCTGATCAATTTAAGGATATGAATACTGTAATGATGATTCAGTGTATAGGTTCAAGAAATGATGAAAATAAATATTGTAGCCGTGTTTGTTGTGCTAAATCTGTAAAAAATGCTCTTAAATTAAAAGAGATTAACCCAGACTTAAATGTATTTGTTCTCTATCGTGATATGCGCACCTATGGTTTTAAAGAGGATCAATATAGAGAAGCTCGTAAAAAAGGTGTTATGTTTGTACGTTTTGATCAAGAAGACGCTCCACGTGTAACTGAAGAAAACGGTCAATTACAAGTAACTGTTAAAGACCCTATTCTTTCTCAATATATTACATTTAGTCCAGATAGACTTGCTTTAGCTGCTGGAGTATTACCAGATAGTAATGCTAAACAGTTAGCTCAGTTCTACAAAGTACCTCTAAATGATGATGGTTTCTTCCTTGAAGCACATATGAAATTAAGACCGGTAGATTTTGCTACTGAAGGTGTATTTGTAACTGGTCTAGCTCATAGTCCGAAATTCATTGAAGAAACAATTGCACAATCACAAGCTGCAGCTAATAGAGCTTGTGTAGTACTTGCAAAAGATGAATTAACAAGTGAAGGTGCTATTTCTTATATAGATGCAAATTACTGTATTGGTTGTAAAATTTGTGTTGATTTATGTCCTTACAAAGCAATTAGCTTTAATGAGGAGTTTAAAATTGCAGAAGTTAATGATGTTTTATGTAAAGGCTGTGGAGTTTGTGCATCAGCGTGTCCATCAGGTGCTTGTAACATTAAAAACTTTAGAGATGATCAAATATTTACCGAAATATCTGCTATTTTTGCATAAAAGGAAATGTAACAAGGGGCAGTTTACCCTACCCCTGCCCCCTTTTCAAAAAATCTTGTTTATTCTAGGAGGGAAATAAATGGAAGCTTTGAACTCTTGTAAATTTTATCCTAAATTCCGTGATGAAATTATTGAAAAATTTGTAACTGATAAAAATAAATTTGATAGTTATACATGCTTAACTTGTGGTGCTTGTACAGGTGGCTGTCCTTATAGTGACTCAGAATTAGGAACATTAGACCCACGTAAATTTGTTCGTCAATGCTTAATGGGATTAAAAGATGAAGTTTTAAATGATAACTTTATCTGGAAATGTAATATGTGTGGTAGATGTACCATGGATTGCCCTATGGGTGTAGATGTAGCTGGTATAGTAAGAACTTTAAGAGGAAATTTTGGTCTTACTTCTCCAGGAAGTCTGCAAAAAATTGTTGATGATCAAATAAATACTGGTAACCAAATGGCTATTTCAGAAGAAGATTATTTAGAAACTTTAGAATGGATGGAAGAAGAATTACAAGAAGAAATGCCTGATGCTACTATTCCTATTGATAAGGAAGGCGCTGACTTTATCTTCTTATGGGGACCTAGAGAGATAAAATATTATACTGATGATATTATGAGTATTGCGAAAATTATTAATGCAGCTGGTGCTAGCTGGACTTGCAGCAGTAAAGTATTTGATGCTACAAATTATGCTCTCTTTAATGGCGATGATGAAGCTGGCAAAGAATTAGCTCAAAGGGTATCTGATGAATTAAAAAGATTAAAGGCTAAATATGTAGTTGTAACTGAATGTGGTCATGCTACAAGAGCATTTAAGTGGGGTCCTAAAGTATGGTTAAGCGAAGATGATTGCTTCCACACATACAACTTTATGGAAATGCAACATAAATGGCTTAAAGAAGGTAAAATTAAAGTTGATAAGTCCTTAAATAATGAGATCTTCACTTATCATGATCCTTGTAATACAGCTAGAAAAGAAGGAATTATAGACCTTCCACGTGAAATTATCTCAGAAATTATGGATCAAGATAACTTTATTGAAATGTGGCCAAATCGTGCATATAATTTATGCTGTGGTGGCGGCGGCGGATTACTTGCTTTAGGTAAAGACTATAAAGATATTCGTATGGAAAAAGGAAAGCTAAAAGCAGATCAAATTAAAAATACTGGCGCGAAAGTTTGCATCACCCCTTGCCATAATTGCTTTGACCAATTAGAAGAAATAGTTAAACACTTTGAAATAGATGTTGAAATCAAGCATATGCATCATATTGTTAGTAACTCTCTAATTCTTAATAAATAGTAAGGAGTTGATGTAAATGTCAAAAGAGAATTTTGAACCCGTAATAGTTGGTTTTCTTTGTAACTGGTGTAGTTATGCCGGAGCGGATCTTGCTGGTGTAAGTAGAATTCAATATCCTCCTAACCTTCGCCCTATTCGTGTAATGTGTTCTGGACGTGTAGAACCAAGCTTTGTTTTAAAGGCTTTCCAAGAAGGCGCTGACGGAGTTTTAATATCTGGATGTCATATAGGTGACTGTCACTATGTTGACGGTAATGTTAAAACATTAAGAAGAACACCTTTAACAATAAAATTACTTGAACAGTTAGGAATCGAAGAAGAAAGATTCATGCAAACTTGGGTTTCAGCTGCTGAAGGTGAAAAATTTGCTAATGTAATTGATGAAATGGTCACAAACATTAAAAAAGTTGGACCATACCAAAAGAAAACTGGTAATAATATAGATGCTTTAGCTGAAGAAGTGCTATCAATTACTGAAGCTGCTGCTACTGAAGAAGGACAATGCAAAGGAGGTCATAATCATGGCTAAATTAAAACTAGCAATTAACTGGGCTGCCGGCTGTGGTGGATGCGACGTTGCTATTTTAGACACTAATGAAAAACTCTTAGATATTGCTGAAGTAGCTGATATTGTATTCTGGCCTATCGCAATGGACTTTAAAGTGGAAGATTTAGAAAAGATGGAACCTGGTTCTATTGACTTATGCTTCTTTAATGGTGGTATTAGAAACTCTAAAGAGGAAGGCTTAGCTAGACTTCTAAGAGAAAAGTCAAAAGTAATGGTCGCTTTTGGAGCATGTGCATCGTGGGGCGGTATCCCTGCACTTGCTAATATGAATACTCGTGATGAAATTTTCCACACAGTATATCAAGACACGCATACTACAATAAATGAAAAAAATGTATATCCAAAACCTGTTTCATGTGTGCCAGAAGGAGAACTTCACATACCTGAATTATATCAACGCGTTTGGAGTTTAGATCAAGTTTTAGATGTTGATTATTTTGTACCTGGGTGCCCTCCTACCCCACAAACAATATGGAATGCAATAGAGATAATTCTTTCTGGTAAATTACCTCCTAAGGGAAGCGTTATTGGAGCAGGAAAGAAATCGCTTTGTGATACATGTAAACGTACAAAAACCAAAAAAACAATTAATAAATTTTATCGTCCTCATGAGATAATTACAGATCCTGAAATTTGCTTGTTAGAGCAAGGTGTAGTATGTTCAGGTCCTGTAACTAGAGAAGGTTGCGGACATTTATGTATCAATAATAATATGCCTTGCAGAGGATGCTATGGTCCATCAGAAAAAGTAAATGATCATGGCGCTAGCCTTTTAAATGCTGTAGCTAGTATCATGGATGCAAGTAACGAAGCTGCTGCTAGTAAATTATCTGGAGACTTTGATGATCCAGCTGGTACTGTATATAGATTTAGTTTAGCAAAATCACTTGTTTTCGATTATAACAAGGAGGCGAAAAAAAATGACTAAAAGAATAACTATAGATCCAATTACTCGTCTCGAAGGTCATGGTAAAATAGAAATCTTCTTAGATGATACGGGAAATGTTGAACATGCTTATTTGCAAATTCCAGAACTTAGAGGCTTTGAAAAGTTCTGTGAAGGACGTCCAGCTGAAGAAATGCCACGTATAACAGCTAGAATTTGTGGAGTTTGTCCAGAATCTCACCATTTAGCAAGTGTAAAGGCATTAGATATGGTATGGAATGTAGACCCTACCCCTGCTGCTAAAAAATTAAGAGAATTATTTTATTGTGCTCATATTGTTCATTCACATACTGCACACTTTTATGCCTTATCAGCACCTGACTTCGTTGTTGGACCAGGAGCAGATAAAGCAGAAAGAAATATTCTAGGATTAATTAATAAAGTTGGACTAGACACTGGTAAAGAAGTAATTAAAAACAGAGCTTATGCTCAAAAAATTCAAGCTATTATTGGTGGTAAGGCTACTCACCCTTCTTGCGCTTTACCAGGAGGTTTAAGTAAAGCTCTTTCTGAAGAAGAAAGAAAAGAAATCGAAGAAATGGCTCTTTCTTTAGTAAAACATGGCGAGTTTTCAGTACAAATATTTAATGACGTAGTATTACAAAACAAAGAATATGTAGACCTTATTTTAAGCGATACATTTAGCCTAAACCCTTATTCAATGGGTATGGTTGATGAAAACAACAAATTAAACTTCTATGATGGTAAAGTAAGAGTAATGGATCCAGAAGGAAATGAATATGCAAAGTTTGATGCTAAGGAATATAATGATTTCTTTGCTGAACATGTTGAAGAATGGACTTACTTAAAATTCCCTTACCTTAAGAAAATCGGTTGGAAAGGTCTCATCGATGGTAAAGATAGTAGTTTTGCTTGGGTTGGACCATTAGGAAGATTAAACGCTTGTGATGGTT
Coding sequences:
- a CDS encoding oxidoreductase produces the protein MAKLKLAINWAAGCGGCDVAILDTNEKLLDIAEVADIVFWPIAMDFKVEDLEKMEPGSIDLCFFNGGIRNSKEEGLARLLREKSKVMVAFGACASWGGIPALANMNTRDEIFHTVYQDTHTTINEKNVYPKPVSCVPEGELHIPELYQRVWSLDQVLDVDYFVPGCPPTPQTIWNAIEIILSGKLPPKGSVIGAGKKSLCDTCKRTKTKKTINKFYRPHEIITDPEICLLEQGVVCSGPVTREGCGHLCINNNMPCRGCYGPSEKVNDHGASLLNAVASIMDASNEAAASKLSGDFDDPAGTVYRFSLAKSLVFDYNKEAKKND
- a CDS encoding (Fe-S)-binding protein, with the protein product MEALNSCKFYPKFRDEIIEKFVTDKNKFDSYTCLTCGACTGGCPYSDSELGTLDPRKFVRQCLMGLKDEVLNDNFIWKCNMCGRCTMDCPMGVDVAGIVRTLRGNFGLTSPGSLQKIVDDQINTGNQMAISEEDYLETLEWMEEELQEEMPDATIPIDKEGADFIFLWGPREIKYYTDDIMSIAKIINAAGASWTCSSKVFDATNYALFNGDDEAGKELAQRVSDELKRLKAKYVVVTECGHATRAFKWGPKVWLSEDDCFHTYNFMEMQHKWLKEGKIKVDKSLNNEIFTYHDPCNTARKEGIIDLPREIISEIMDQDNFIEMWPNRAYNLCCGGGGGLLALGKDYKDIRMEKGKLKADQIKNTGAKVCITPCHNCFDQLEEIVKHFEIDVEIKHMHHIVSNSLILNK
- a CDS encoding hydrogenase iron-sulfur subunit produces the protein MSKENFEPVIVGFLCNWCSYAGADLAGVSRIQYPPNLRPIRVMCSGRVEPSFVLKAFQEGADGVLISGCHIGDCHYVDGNVKTLRRTPLTIKLLEQLGIEEERFMQTWVSAAEGEKFANVIDEMVTNIKKVGPYQKKTGNNIDALAEEVLSITEAAATEEGQCKGGHNHG
- a CDS encoding Ni/Fe hydrogenase subunit alpha — encoded protein: MTKRITIDPITRLEGHGKIEIFLDDTGNVEHAYLQIPELRGFEKFCEGRPAEEMPRITARICGVCPESHHLASVKALDMVWNVDPTPAAKKLRELFYCAHIVHSHTAHFYALSAPDFVVGPGADKAERNILGLINKVGLDTGKEVIKNRAYAQKIQAIIGGKATHPSCALPGGLSKALSEEERKEIEEMALSLVKHGEFSVQIFNDVVLQNKEYVDLILSDTFSLNPYSMGMVDENNKLNFYDGKVRVMDPEGNEYAKFDAKEYNDFFAEHVEEWTYLKFPYLKKIGWKGLIDGKDSSFAWVGPLGRLNACDGLATPKAQAAYEQMFKVLGKPATSTLAHNWARVIEILYAAERLLELVRDPEITSTDVRNIPTEVPTEGIGIVEAPRGTLVHHYVTDELGLIKKANLVVATAHGYGPMNISIDKAAKGLIKNGEVNEAAKNMVEMAFRAYDPCFGCATHTLPGGLPLIINVYDPQGEKVMELNW